In Salmo salar chromosome ssa03, Ssal_v3.1, whole genome shotgun sequence, a single genomic region encodes these proteins:
- the baiap2l2a gene encoding brain-specific angiogenesis inhibitor 1-associated protein 2-like protein 2 isoform X3: MSGQNCDQLHRSTLGIYASLMDQFNPSLQKLVSLGNSYMQAFQALAVTSEAYFSTLAKIGEQAFHTMSSRSIGDVLIQISENQKRLTTELEGIFRWFHTEVLQEMNNNVKLDRDYIAGSRRQYEMEVQIQAISLERQLRRGAHQDEYIHFLRESQREALMEEERRYRFLAEKHCGLTQSIIYLMNKTGAGGGLQQIADGWRDQVNATRRPGSRNPSRLDQDNTSRMREEDRGSQWSGKEEQPLGRVPSRGPSPQNTRSRSSSFGESLGLGGGGGGRPMRALVSHPANSNSPTMLPFSRGEVVSVLVQEPRNGWLYGRAESSSRQGWFPAAYVGTLEEAPRSTGSSSSTLRSAHSMDNLLDQSGSSSHGRPPPPPPPPPNRQTEMRPITPSMERRAETHSDNKRGERHGGPGPNLFPKGTNPFATVKLKPTSTDDRSAPRLRR, translated from the exons ATGTCTGGACAAAACTGCGACCAGTTGCATCGCTCTACTTTGGGCATATATGCG aGCCTGATGGATCAGTTCAACCCAAGTCTACAGAAGCTAGTGTCTTTGGGAAACAGCTACATGCAGGCTTTCCAAG CCCTTGCTGTGACCAGTGAGGCTTACTTCAGCACTCTTGCTAAGATAGGGGAGCAGGCCTTCCACACCATGTCGTCTCGCTCCATTG GAGATGTCCTGATTCAGATTTCAGAGAACCAGAAGCGTCTCACTACTGAACTGGAAGGAATA TTCCGCTGGTTCCACACTGAGGTGCTACAGGAGATGAACAACAATGTCAAACTGGATAGGGACTACATAGCA GGCAGCAGGAGGCAATATGAGATGGAGGTACAGATCCAGGCCATATCTTTGGAGAGGCAGCTGAGGAGAGGGGCTCACCAG GATGAGTACATTCACTTCCTGAGGGAGAGTCAGCGCGAGGCTCTGATGGAGGAAGAAAGGCGATACCGTTTCCTGGCTGAGAAACACTGTGGTCTCACTCAGTCCATCATCTACCTCATGAACAAG ACAGGGGCAGGGGGAGGCCTACAGCAGATAGCTGATGGATGGAGAGACCAGGTCAACGCCACCAGACGACCTGGATCCCGGAACCCTTCTCGCCTGGACCAGGACAACACATCCAGaatgagggaggaggacagggggagccAATGGTCAGGCAAAGAGGAGCAGCCTCTGGGAAGAGTGCCCTCCAGAG GCCCATCACCCCAGAACACCCGTTCCCGCTCCAGCTCATTTGGCGAGTCCCTAGGactgggtggaggtggaggagggagaccTATGAGAGCTCTGGTATCCCACCCCGCTAACTCCAACAGCCCCACCATGCTGCCCTTCTCCCGGGGGGAGGTGGTGAGCGTGCTGGTGCAGGAGCCCCGTAACGGCTGGCTCTACGGCCGGGCAGAGAGCAGCTCacg TCAGGGCTGGTTCCCAGCTGCCTATGTGGGGACACTGGAGGAGGCCCCTAGATCAACTGGCTCCAG TAGCTCCACCCTTAGGAGCGCCCACAGTATGGACAACCTGCTGGACCAATCAGGAAGCAGCAGCCACGGTAGACCCCCGCCCCCGCCGCCACCTCCACCcaatagacagacagagatgcgTCCAATCACACCCAGCATGGAGAGAAGGGCGGAGACTCACTCTGACAATAAG AGAGGAGAGCGCCATGGTGGACCTGGGCCAAACCTCTTCCCAAA GGGCACCAACCCTTTCGCCACTGTCAAGCTGAAGCCCACGTCCACCGATGACAGATCTGCGCCACGGCTCCGTCGGTGA
- the baiap2l2a gene encoding brain-specific angiogenesis inhibitor 1-associated protein 2-like protein 2 isoform X4, with protein sequence MSGQNCDQLHRSTLGIYASLMDQFNPSLQKLVSLGNSYMQAFQALAVTSEAYFSTLAKIGEQAFHTMSSRSIGDVLIQISENQKRLTTELEGIFRWFHTEVLQEMNNNVKLDRDYIAGSRRQYEMEVQIQAISLERQLRRGAHQVNPLNDEYIHFLRESQREALMEEERRYRFLAEKHCGLTQSIIYLMNKTGAGGGLQQIADGWRDQVNATRRPGSRNPSRLDQDNTSRMREEDRGSQWSGKEEQPLGRVPSRGPSPQNTRSRSSSFGESLGLGGGGGGRPMRALVSHPANSNSPTMLPFSRGEVVSVLVQEPRNGWLYGRAESSSRQGWFPAAYVGTLEEAPRSTGSRSAHSMDNLLDQSGSSSHGRPPPPPPPPPNRQTEMRPITPSMERRAETHSDNKRGERHGGPGPNLFPKGTNPFATVKLKPTSTDDRSAPRLRR encoded by the exons ATGTCTGGACAAAACTGCGACCAGTTGCATCGCTCTACTTTGGGCATATATGCG aGCCTGATGGATCAGTTCAACCCAAGTCTACAGAAGCTAGTGTCTTTGGGAAACAGCTACATGCAGGCTTTCCAAG CCCTTGCTGTGACCAGTGAGGCTTACTTCAGCACTCTTGCTAAGATAGGGGAGCAGGCCTTCCACACCATGTCGTCTCGCTCCATTG GAGATGTCCTGATTCAGATTTCAGAGAACCAGAAGCGTCTCACTACTGAACTGGAAGGAATA TTCCGCTGGTTCCACACTGAGGTGCTACAGGAGATGAACAACAATGTCAAACTGGATAGGGACTACATAGCA GGCAGCAGGAGGCAATATGAGATGGAGGTACAGATCCAGGCCATATCTTTGGAGAGGCAGCTGAGGAGAGGGGCTCACCAGGTCAATCcactcaat GATGAGTACATTCACTTCCTGAGGGAGAGTCAGCGCGAGGCTCTGATGGAGGAAGAAAGGCGATACCGTTTCCTGGCTGAGAAACACTGTGGTCTCACTCAGTCCATCATCTACCTCATGAACAAG ACAGGGGCAGGGGGAGGCCTACAGCAGATAGCTGATGGATGGAGAGACCAGGTCAACGCCACCAGACGACCTGGATCCCGGAACCCTTCTCGCCTGGACCAGGACAACACATCCAGaatgagggaggaggacagggggagccAATGGTCAGGCAAAGAGGAGCAGCCTCTGGGAAGAGTGCCCTCCAGAG GCCCATCACCCCAGAACACCCGTTCCCGCTCCAGCTCATTTGGCGAGTCCCTAGGactgggtggaggtggaggagggagaccTATGAGAGCTCTGGTATCCCACCCCGCTAACTCCAACAGCCCCACCATGCTGCCCTTCTCCCGGGGGGAGGTGGTGAGCGTGCTGGTGCAGGAGCCCCGTAACGGCTGGCTCTACGGCCGGGCAGAGAGCAGCTCacg TCAGGGCTGGTTCCCAGCTGCCTATGTGGGGACACTGGAGGAGGCCCCTAGATCAACTGGCTCCAG GAGCGCCCACAGTATGGACAACCTGCTGGACCAATCAGGAAGCAGCAGCCACGGTAGACCCCCGCCCCCGCCGCCACCTCCACCcaatagacagacagagatgcgTCCAATCACACCCAGCATGGAGAGAAGGGCGGAGACTCACTCTGACAATAAG AGAGGAGAGCGCCATGGTGGACCTGGGCCAAACCTCTTCCCAAA GGGCACCAACCCTTTCGCCACTGTCAAGCTGAAGCCCACGTCCACCGATGACAGATCTGCGCCACGGCTCCGTCGGTGA
- the baiap2l2a gene encoding brain-specific angiogenesis inhibitor 1-associated protein 2-like protein 2 isoform X1 — translation MSGQNCDQLHRSTLGIYASLMDQFNPSLQKLVSLGNSYMQAFQALAVTSEAYFSTLAKIGEQAFHTMSSRSIGDVLIQISENQKRLTTELEGIFRWFHTEVLQEMNNNVKLDRDYIAGSRRQYEMEVQIQAISLERQLRRGAHQVNPLNDEYIHFLRESQREALMEEERRYRFLAEKHCGLTQSIIYLMNKTGAGGGLQQIADGWRDQVNATRRPGSRNPSRLDQDNTSRMREEDRGSQWSGKEEQPLGRVPSRGPSPQNTRSRSSSFGESLGLGGGGGGRPMRALVSHPANSNSPTMLPFSRGEVVSVLVQEPRNGWLYGRAESSSRQGWFPAAYVGTLEEAPRSTGSSSSTLRSAHSMDNLLDQSGSSSHGRPPPPPPPPPNRQTEMRPITPSMERRAETHSDNKRGERHGGPGPNLFPKGTNPFATVKLKPTSTDDRSAPRLRR, via the exons ATGTCTGGACAAAACTGCGACCAGTTGCATCGCTCTACTTTGGGCATATATGCG aGCCTGATGGATCAGTTCAACCCAAGTCTACAGAAGCTAGTGTCTTTGGGAAACAGCTACATGCAGGCTTTCCAAG CCCTTGCTGTGACCAGTGAGGCTTACTTCAGCACTCTTGCTAAGATAGGGGAGCAGGCCTTCCACACCATGTCGTCTCGCTCCATTG GAGATGTCCTGATTCAGATTTCAGAGAACCAGAAGCGTCTCACTACTGAACTGGAAGGAATA TTCCGCTGGTTCCACACTGAGGTGCTACAGGAGATGAACAACAATGTCAAACTGGATAGGGACTACATAGCA GGCAGCAGGAGGCAATATGAGATGGAGGTACAGATCCAGGCCATATCTTTGGAGAGGCAGCTGAGGAGAGGGGCTCACCAGGTCAATCcactcaat GATGAGTACATTCACTTCCTGAGGGAGAGTCAGCGCGAGGCTCTGATGGAGGAAGAAAGGCGATACCGTTTCCTGGCTGAGAAACACTGTGGTCTCACTCAGTCCATCATCTACCTCATGAACAAG ACAGGGGCAGGGGGAGGCCTACAGCAGATAGCTGATGGATGGAGAGACCAGGTCAACGCCACCAGACGACCTGGATCCCGGAACCCTTCTCGCCTGGACCAGGACAACACATCCAGaatgagggaggaggacagggggagccAATGGTCAGGCAAAGAGGAGCAGCCTCTGGGAAGAGTGCCCTCCAGAG GCCCATCACCCCAGAACACCCGTTCCCGCTCCAGCTCATTTGGCGAGTCCCTAGGactgggtggaggtggaggagggagaccTATGAGAGCTCTGGTATCCCACCCCGCTAACTCCAACAGCCCCACCATGCTGCCCTTCTCCCGGGGGGAGGTGGTGAGCGTGCTGGTGCAGGAGCCCCGTAACGGCTGGCTCTACGGCCGGGCAGAGAGCAGCTCacg TCAGGGCTGGTTCCCAGCTGCCTATGTGGGGACACTGGAGGAGGCCCCTAGATCAACTGGCTCCAG TAGCTCCACCCTTAGGAGCGCCCACAGTATGGACAACCTGCTGGACCAATCAGGAAGCAGCAGCCACGGTAGACCCCCGCCCCCGCCGCCACCTCCACCcaatagacagacagagatgcgTCCAATCACACCCAGCATGGAGAGAAGGGCGGAGACTCACTCTGACAATAAG AGAGGAGAGCGCCATGGTGGACCTGGGCCAAACCTCTTCCCAAA GGGCACCAACCCTTTCGCCACTGTCAAGCTGAAGCCCACGTCCACCGATGACAGATCTGCGCCACGGCTCCGTCGGTGA
- the baiap2l2a gene encoding brain-specific angiogenesis inhibitor 1-associated protein 2-like protein 2 isoform X2, giving the protein MSGQNCDQLHRSTLGIYASLMDQFNPSLQKLVSLGNSYMQAFQALAVTSEAYFSTLAKIGEQAFHTMSSRSIGDVLIQISENQKRLTTELEGIFRWFHTEVLQEMNNNVKLDRDYIAGSRRQYEMEVQIQAISLERQLRRGAHQVNPLNDEYIHFLRESQREALMEEERRYRFLAEKHCGLTQSIIYLMNKTGAGGGLQQIADGWRDQVNATRRPGSRNPSRLDQDNTSRMREEDRGSQWSGKEEQPLGRVPSRGPSPQNTRSRSSSFGESLGLGGGGGGRPMRALVSHPANSNSPTMLPFSRGEVVSVLVQEPRNGWLYGRAESSSRQGWFPAAYVGTLEEAPRSTGSSSTLRSAHSMDNLLDQSGSSSHGRPPPPPPPPPNRQTEMRPITPSMERRAETHSDNKRGERHGGPGPNLFPKGTNPFATVKLKPTSTDDRSAPRLRR; this is encoded by the exons ATGTCTGGACAAAACTGCGACCAGTTGCATCGCTCTACTTTGGGCATATATGCG aGCCTGATGGATCAGTTCAACCCAAGTCTACAGAAGCTAGTGTCTTTGGGAAACAGCTACATGCAGGCTTTCCAAG CCCTTGCTGTGACCAGTGAGGCTTACTTCAGCACTCTTGCTAAGATAGGGGAGCAGGCCTTCCACACCATGTCGTCTCGCTCCATTG GAGATGTCCTGATTCAGATTTCAGAGAACCAGAAGCGTCTCACTACTGAACTGGAAGGAATA TTCCGCTGGTTCCACACTGAGGTGCTACAGGAGATGAACAACAATGTCAAACTGGATAGGGACTACATAGCA GGCAGCAGGAGGCAATATGAGATGGAGGTACAGATCCAGGCCATATCTTTGGAGAGGCAGCTGAGGAGAGGGGCTCACCAGGTCAATCcactcaat GATGAGTACATTCACTTCCTGAGGGAGAGTCAGCGCGAGGCTCTGATGGAGGAAGAAAGGCGATACCGTTTCCTGGCTGAGAAACACTGTGGTCTCACTCAGTCCATCATCTACCTCATGAACAAG ACAGGGGCAGGGGGAGGCCTACAGCAGATAGCTGATGGATGGAGAGACCAGGTCAACGCCACCAGACGACCTGGATCCCGGAACCCTTCTCGCCTGGACCAGGACAACACATCCAGaatgagggaggaggacagggggagccAATGGTCAGGCAAAGAGGAGCAGCCTCTGGGAAGAGTGCCCTCCAGAG GCCCATCACCCCAGAACACCCGTTCCCGCTCCAGCTCATTTGGCGAGTCCCTAGGactgggtggaggtggaggagggagaccTATGAGAGCTCTGGTATCCCACCCCGCTAACTCCAACAGCCCCACCATGCTGCCCTTCTCCCGGGGGGAGGTGGTGAGCGTGCTGGTGCAGGAGCCCCGTAACGGCTGGCTCTACGGCCGGGCAGAGAGCAGCTCacg TCAGGGCTGGTTCCCAGCTGCCTATGTGGGGACACTGGAGGAGGCCCCTAGATCAACTGGCTCCAG CTCCACCCTTAGGAGCGCCCACAGTATGGACAACCTGCTGGACCAATCAGGAAGCAGCAGCCACGGTAGACCCCCGCCCCCGCCGCCACCTCCACCcaatagacagacagagatgcgTCCAATCACACCCAGCATGGAGAGAAGGGCGGAGACTCACTCTGACAATAAG AGAGGAGAGCGCCATGGTGGACCTGGGCCAAACCTCTTCCCAAA GGGCACCAACCCTTTCGCCACTGTCAAGCTGAAGCCCACGTCCACCGATGACAGATCTGCGCCACGGCTCCGTCGGTGA